Proteins encoded by one window of Salmonirosea aquatica:
- a CDS encoding TIGR04283 family arsenosugar biosynthesis glycosyltransferase yields the protein MEKLRIRTKVNESGMGISVIIPTYNEEENIGRLIDELQKYGGRELEEIIVADAPSRDRTAQRAEQAGARVIVSEQPGRAFQMNAGARIARGDVLYFVHADVRIHPDYVLDIRQALNEGYTLGCYRYQFDSPRMILKLNTFFQRFDRIWSRGGDQTLFITKAAFEELGGYCEQHRVMEDYEFIIRARKKYRFRIIPKNIIVSARKYENNSYLRVNYANAVVMWMYFRGAPQQKLIDTYKSLINTDKYGIKPADVSKLPT from the coding sequence TTGGAAAAACTGAGGATCAGGACGAAAGTGAATGAGTCAGGTATGGGTATCAGCGTCATCATTCCTACCTACAACGAAGAAGAAAACATCGGCCGCTTGATTGATGAACTACAGAAGTACGGTGGGAGGGAGTTGGAGGAAATTATTGTTGCCGACGCGCCGAGTCGGGACCGAACGGCACAGCGGGCCGAGCAGGCCGGAGCACGGGTCATCGTATCGGAACAACCGGGCCGGGCTTTTCAAATGAACGCCGGTGCACGGATTGCCCGGGGCGACGTACTCTACTTTGTGCATGCGGATGTCCGCATCCATCCCGACTACGTCCTGGATATCCGGCAAGCCCTGAACGAAGGTTATACGCTTGGCTGTTATCGCTACCAGTTCGATTCGCCGCGGATGATCCTGAAACTGAATACGTTTTTTCAACGGTTCGACCGCATCTGGTCACGGGGAGGCGACCAGACGCTGTTCATTACCAAAGCCGCTTTTGAGGAATTGGGCGGATATTGCGAGCAACACCGGGTCATGGAAGACTACGAATTCATCATCCGGGCCCGGAAAAAGTACCGTTTCAGAATCATTCCCAAAAATATCATCGTGTCGGCTCGCAAGTACGAGAACAATTCTTACCTGCGGGTCAATTATGCCAATGCGGTAGTCATGTGGATGTATTTCCGGGGTGCACCCCAGCAGAAACTCATCGATACGTATAAGTCTCTGATCAACACAGATAAATACGGCATCAAGCCAGCCGATGTATCAAAGTTACCGACTTGA
- the aroB gene encoding 3-dehydroquinate synthase, whose product MNDSVRIAPIVSTLTEFLQGSDYSKILVITDSNTKKYCYDRLKGNLPKHFVVSVPKGEANKTLTTCEKIWTAMTRAELDRHALVLNIGGGVVGDMGGFCAAVYKRGIDFIQVPTTLLSQVDASVGGKLGIDFHGFKNHLGVFTQPKRVLIDPVFLETLPWRELRSGFAEVVKHCLIADLAKWDEIRTRDMDEQDWSDLIAHSVAIKKKIVAQDPTEKGLRKILNFGHTLGHAVETHFLGKPPKQRLLHGEAIAVGMVMESYLAFRKKMIDRETLDQIEEFVFSVFGKADIQRSDMDAIVSLTRQDKKNRDREVRFSLLKGAGNCAYDIVVSPKAMQGAISYYMGL is encoded by the coding sequence ATGAACGATTCAGTACGTATCGCACCCATTGTCAGTACCTTAACGGAATTTTTGCAAGGAAGTGACTACTCCAAAATACTGGTTATAACCGACAGCAACACCAAAAAGTATTGCTACGATCGTCTGAAAGGCAACCTTCCGAAGCATTTTGTCGTAAGTGTACCCAAGGGCGAAGCGAACAAGACTCTGACTACTTGTGAGAAAATCTGGACCGCTATGACCCGGGCCGAACTGGACCGGCACGCGCTGGTGCTGAATATCGGGGGTGGTGTAGTAGGCGACATGGGTGGTTTCTGCGCAGCGGTGTACAAGCGTGGCATAGATTTTATTCAAGTGCCCACGACGCTGCTCTCTCAGGTGGATGCCAGTGTGGGTGGAAAGTTAGGTATCGATTTTCACGGGTTCAAGAATCATCTGGGGGTGTTTACGCAGCCCAAACGCGTGCTGATCGATCCAGTATTCCTGGAAACCCTACCCTGGCGTGAATTACGTTCGGGCTTTGCCGAAGTCGTGAAGCATTGCCTGATCGCCGATCTTGCCAAATGGGACGAGATTCGTACTAGAGATATGGACGAACAGGACTGGTCCGATCTGATTGCTCATTCCGTAGCAATCAAAAAGAAGATCGTTGCCCAGGACCCAACCGAGAAAGGGCTTCGTAAAATTCTGAATTTCGGCCATACCCTGGGCCATGCGGTGGAAACTCATTTTTTGGGTAAACCGCCGAAGCAGAGACTGCTGCATGGGGAGGCGATTGCGGTGGGCATGGTGATGGAAAGCTATCTGGCCTTTCGAAAAAAAATGATTGATCGTGAAACACTTGACCAGATAGAGGAGTTTGTATTTTCGGTTTTTGGTAAAGCCGACATCCAGCGCTCCGACATGGATGCCATAGTCTCCCTCACCCGTCAGGATAAAAAGAACCGCGATCGAGAAGTGCGTTTTTCGTTGCTAAAAGGTGCCGGAAATTGTGCATACGACATTGTAGTGTCTCCCAAAGCGATGCAGGGGGCTATCAGCTACTACATGGGCCTTTAA
- a CDS encoding beta-galactosidase small subunit — translation MTSFKYKGQELLESGLYANFFRVPTDNDEGGGKESYAARWREAGLDSLKLMGSDLRVEKINPHVYKVSLVKSLQGKTGGFLVSSIYTVYATGDIHLQNTFTPSGTWPPLAKIGLKFEMPAQYDHVQWYGRGPYETYADRKSSAKVGVYEGTVDEQHFPYIMAQENGNKTDVRWMAVTNADGLGLLAISDSVFNISVHNYTDQALLAAKKPGTQLSKDSVTVVNLDLAQMGLGGDDSWSPRVHDAYQLPAQPYSYSFRLKPIDRADDISTFVHTTLPIIAQAMSPGVGTETLPEEGEDEATAAPRPATKKAPVKYPVKKKTYTKRR, via the coding sequence ATGACTTCATTCAAATACAAGGGCCAGGAATTGCTCGAGAGCGGCCTGTACGCCAATTTTTTCAGGGTACCCACCGACAATGACGAAGGCGGGGGAAAAGAAAGCTACGCCGCGCGCTGGCGCGAAGCCGGACTGGATTCACTGAAGCTGATGGGGTCCGATTTGCGGGTGGAGAAAATAAACCCGCATGTGTATAAGGTAAGTCTGGTGAAGAGTTTACAGGGAAAAACGGGAGGCTTCCTGGTGAGCTCCATCTACACGGTATACGCTACGGGCGACATCCATCTGCAAAATACCTTCACACCCAGTGGTACCTGGCCTCCATTGGCCAAAATCGGTCTGAAATTCGAGATGCCCGCCCAATATGACCACGTACAGTGGTACGGACGCGGTCCCTACGAAACCTATGCCGACCGCAAGAGCAGCGCGAAAGTAGGAGTCTATGAGGGTACAGTAGATGAGCAGCATTTCCCCTACATCATGGCTCAGGAGAATGGGAATAAAACCGATGTCCGCTGGATGGCCGTTACCAACGCCGACGGACTGGGTTTGTTGGCTATAAGCGATTCGGTGTTCAACATCAGTGTGCATAATTATACTGACCAAGCACTATTGGCTGCCAAAAAGCCCGGAACACAACTTTCGAAAGATTCCGTCACGGTAGTCAATCTGGATCTGGCCCAGATGGGCCTGGGAGGCGATGACAGCTGGTCGCCCCGGGTTCATGATGCCTACCAGCTACCAGCACAGCCCTATAGTTACTCCTTTCGGCTCAAACCCATTGACCGCGCAGACGATATCTCGACCTTCGTGCATACCACTCTGCCCATTATCGCCCAGGCGATGAGTCCGGGTGTGGGTACAGAAACGTTGCCCGAAGAAGGAGAAGATGAAGCTACAGCGGCGCCTAGGCCGGCTACAAAAAAAGCACCCGTAAAGTACCCGGTCAAAAAGAAAACCTATACCAAACGCCGCTAA
- a CDS encoding 1-acyl-sn-glycerol-3-phosphate acyltransferase, with product MRKLCVINLGAVPERQPVLLASNHSGSFFDAVVIGAVLSQPIYTLTRGDVFRKSQAAYWLRAINLIPVFRGSEGRENLRKIDATVEECFSVMKRNGTVIIFSEGICVNEWNLRPLGKGTARMAYQAWYGDDAALHSMAVLPTGLTYEHFRGTNKRVVLHFGDKIESRHIQTDPAEYEKWLREFNALLTKRMRQTILEVPQKATSDESARQLEKYLTVCPRPRGNALLQGLGVVGRAINRPIYRFYTKRVAQKTRGTVFYDSVLFGLLMYTYPILIGLLALIVGAFTSWMAGLAIFVGFPLTALAGNRYRNDHSR from the coding sequence TTGCGAAAACTTTGTGTAATTAACCTGGGTGCCGTCCCTGAGCGACAACCTGTGCTGCTGGCCTCCAATCATTCCGGCTCTTTTTTCGATGCCGTCGTGATTGGGGCAGTATTGTCACAGCCGATCTATACACTTACCCGGGGCGATGTGTTCCGCAAATCACAAGCGGCCTACTGGCTGCGGGCAATCAATCTGATTCCTGTTTTCCGGGGTTCGGAAGGGCGGGAGAATTTAAGAAAAATAGATGCGACCGTGGAGGAATGCTTTTCGGTAATGAAGCGCAACGGCACGGTGATCATTTTTTCGGAAGGCATCTGTGTGAACGAGTGGAATCTGCGTCCTCTGGGCAAAGGTACCGCCCGCATGGCCTACCAGGCCTGGTATGGCGACGACGCAGCACTGCATTCGATGGCTGTACTACCCACGGGCCTTACCTACGAGCATTTCCGGGGTACCAACAAGCGCGTGGTGCTGCATTTTGGCGACAAAATAGAATCCCGCCACATTCAGACCGATCCCGCTGAATACGAAAAATGGCTGCGCGAATTCAACGCGTTGCTCACCAAGCGGATGCGGCAAACCATCCTGGAGGTACCCCAAAAAGCTACCTCCGATGAATCGGCCCGTCAACTGGAAAAATATCTGACCGTCTGTCCACGCCCACGGGGAAATGCGTTGCTGCAGGGGCTGGGCGTAGTGGGCCGGGCTATTAACCGGCCGATTTATCGCTTTTACACCAAGAGAGTAGCCCAGAAAACCAGGGGAACCGTTTTCTATGATTCCGTGCTTTTTGGACTCCTGATGTATACCTACCCTATACTGATTGGTCTGCTGGCGCTGATAGTGGGAGCTTTTACCAGCTGGATGGCCGGACTGGCCATTTTTGTCGGTTTTCCGCTGACTGCGCTGGCTGGCAACCGGTACAGAAACGACCATTCCCGCTAG
- a CDS encoding DUF6157 family protein encodes MHSTNYYDTFIEVADDCPTEVPEVPLAKGDKPTSATRQFEMIGRNPYRFTSDEVLFAVYAEKHDLAESEKEEARSDFFSKGQPCLRASPLPKRYGWGVHSNSEGKIALFAVDSREYEILVKDPSLKHVKAMRSQRT; translated from the coding sequence ATGCATTCGACCAACTATTACGACACGTTCATTGAAGTAGCCGACGACTGCCCAACCGAAGTGCCGGAGGTACCTTTGGCAAAAGGTGACAAGCCTACATCAGCTACACGACAATTTGAGATGATCGGCCGGAACCCCTATCGATTTACTTCCGACGAAGTTCTTTTTGCTGTCTATGCTGAAAAACATGACCTGGCAGAAAGTGAAAAAGAAGAAGCCCGGTCCGATTTTTTTTCAAAGGGGCAACCCTGCTTGCGGGCTTCGCCTTTGCCAAAACGATACGGCTGGGGTGTTCATAGCAACTCCGAGGGCAAAATAGCCCTCTTTGCAGTCGACTCCAGGGAATATGAAATACTGGTAAAAGACCCGAGCCTTAAGCACGTGAAAGCCATGCGCTCACAAAGAACATAA
- a CDS encoding arsenosugar biosynthesis-associated peroxidase-like protein codes for MKTYYDPEDLKKFGQIAEFQKPLADKFFAYYGEVFAEGALTAREKSLIALAVAHTVQCPYCIDAYAVDTLEKGCTEEEMMEAVHVAAAIRSGASLVHGVQMMNKVKELSM; via the coding sequence ATGAAAACCTATTATGATCCCGAAGACCTCAAAAAGTTTGGCCAAATCGCTGAGTTTCAGAAACCACTGGCCGATAAGTTTTTTGCCTATTACGGTGAGGTATTTGCGGAAGGGGCATTAACCGCCCGCGAGAAATCGCTCATTGCTCTGGCCGTAGCCCATACCGTACAATGCCCCTACTGCATCGATGCCTACGCGGTGGACACGTTGGAAAAAGGCTGTACCGAAGAAGAAATGATGGAGGCCGTGCACGTGGCTGCCGCCATTCGCAGCGGTGCTTCCTTGGTACATGGCGTGCAGATGATGAATAAAGTGAAAGAACTGTCCATGTGA
- a CDS encoding VOC family protein — translation MTLPLISAVQQVGVGVSNVSEAWQWYRRVMGFDVPIFNDQAEAKLMIDYTGGKVQSRHAVMALNMAGGGGLEIWQFTSRTPQACAFQPEPGDLGIYAIRFKAPDVTKAYHWMQQQPNARVEPLGKFPDGQGFWGIDPYGNAFQITEDSSWFGRTDNPIGGVAGVVMGVSDMDQSLSFYQTLMDPCEIVYDKTDVFEDIPASVPNQRFRRVVLRKKVSAHGAFSQLLGNLHVELLQALDREPRKLFADRYWGDCGFIHVCFDTLDMAALKKRLSGNGYPFTVDSGGSFGMESAAGRFAYVEDPDGTLIELVETHKLPILKKIGWYLDLQKRKHQHPLPNWMLRMMSLNRVRD, via the coding sequence ATGACCCTTCCCCTTATTTCAGCCGTTCAGCAAGTAGGTGTCGGCGTGTCCAACGTTTCGGAAGCCTGGCAGTGGTACAGGCGTGTCATGGGTTTCGACGTACCCATTTTCAACGACCAGGCTGAGGCTAAACTGATGATCGATTACACAGGCGGTAAAGTGCAGAGTCGCCATGCCGTCATGGCACTCAACATGGCGGGTGGCGGGGGATTAGAAATATGGCAGTTTACCAGCCGTACCCCACAGGCGTGTGCGTTCCAGCCTGAGCCGGGCGATCTGGGCATCTACGCCATCCGTTTTAAGGCTCCGGACGTAACTAAAGCCTACCACTGGATGCAGCAGCAGCCTAACGCCCGCGTGGAACCTCTGGGAAAATTTCCTGATGGGCAGGGTTTCTGGGGAATCGATCCCTACGGCAACGCCTTCCAGATTACCGAAGATTCGTCGTGGTTTGGCCGTACGGACAATCCCATAGGCGGCGTGGCCGGGGTAGTGATGGGGGTATCGGATATGGATCAGTCGCTGTCTTTTTATCAAACCCTGATGGACCCCTGCGAGATCGTATATGATAAAACGGATGTCTTCGAAGACATACCGGCTTCGGTACCCAACCAGCGCTTCCGTCGGGTGGTACTGCGCAAAAAGGTAAGTGCCCACGGCGCTTTCAGCCAGCTTCTGGGGAATCTGCATGTCGAACTGCTACAGGCACTCGACCGCGAACCCCGCAAGCTCTTTGCCGATCGCTACTGGGGCGACTGCGGCTTCATTCATGTTTGCTTCGACACGCTGGACATGGCGGCCCTCAAGAAACGGCTCTCGGGTAACGGGTACCCCTTCACGGTAGACAGCGGCGGCTCGTTTGGTATGGAGTCGGCGGCGGGGCGGTTTGCCTATGTGGAAGATCCCGACGGTACACTCATCGAACTAGTCGAAACGCATAAGCTGCCTATCCTGAAAAAGATAGGCTGGTACCTTGATTTGCAAAAACGCAAGCATCAGCATCCGCTGCCCAACTGGATGCTGCGCATGATGAGCCTGAACCGGGTGCGCGACTAG
- the arsS gene encoding arsenosugar biosynthesis radical SAM (seleno)protein ArsS (Some members of this family are selenoproteins.) codes for MKSLHALHHQLSDTATQIEILEEGVGQKLNLPLFQEKMATANLFPLKPTQLEIFQVNLGYMCNQVCKHCHVDAGPDRKEIMTRETMEQCLRALAESDIPTVDMTGGAPEMNPHFRWFVEQCHALGRHVMVRCNLTIIVANPKYHDLPEFYRDHGVEVVSSLPFYNADKTDRQRGTGVFKDSVRALKMLNAVGYGMEGTGLKLNLVYNPAGAFLPGSQESLKRQFKRVLRDEFEIEFNDLYAITNIPISRYLDYLISSGNFEGYMEKLVNSFNPAAAQGVMCRNTISVSWDGYLFDCDFNQMLELPVASPAHQHIRDFNARALAERDIVLNQHCYGCTAGAGSSCGGATA; via the coding sequence ATGAAGAGCTTACACGCCCTACATCACCAGCTTTCGGATACGGCTACCCAAATCGAGATTCTCGAAGAAGGTGTCGGTCAGAAACTGAACCTCCCGCTGTTTCAGGAAAAAATGGCGACAGCAAACCTGTTCCCGCTCAAGCCTACCCAACTCGAGATCTTTCAGGTCAATCTGGGATATATGTGCAACCAGGTATGCAAGCACTGCCACGTAGACGCCGGACCCGACCGTAAGGAAATCATGACCCGCGAAACCATGGAGCAATGCCTGCGCGCCCTGGCCGAGTCGGATATTCCGACGGTGGACATGACGGGCGGCGCGCCTGAAATGAACCCGCACTTCCGCTGGTTTGTGGAACAATGCCACGCCCTGGGACGACATGTGATGGTACGCTGCAATCTGACGATCATTGTCGCCAACCCCAAGTACCACGACCTACCCGAGTTCTACCGCGACCACGGCGTGGAGGTAGTGAGCTCGCTCCCTTTCTACAATGCCGACAAAACCGACCGTCAGCGCGGTACGGGTGTGTTTAAGGATTCGGTGCGGGCCTTGAAAATGCTGAACGCCGTGGGCTACGGCATGGAAGGTACCGGGTTAAAACTCAACTTGGTTTATAATCCGGCCGGGGCTTTCCTGCCCGGCAGCCAGGAGAGTCTGAAGCGTCAGTTCAAGCGCGTACTGCGCGATGAATTCGAAATCGAGTTCAACGATTTGTACGCCATTACCAACATTCCCATCAGCCGCTACCTCGACTACCTGATTTCGTCGGGCAATTTCGAGGGGTACATGGAGAAACTGGTCAATTCTTTCAACCCTGCCGCCGCGCAGGGCGTCATGTGCCGCAACACCATTTCGGTCAGCTGGGACGGGTACCTGTTCGACTGCGACTTCAACCAGATGCTCGAGCTGCCCGTGGCCTCACCCGCCCACCAGCACATCCGCGATTTTAACGCCCGCGCTTTGGCCGAGCGCGACATCGTCCTCAACCAGCACTGCTACGGCTGCACCGCCGGTGCGGGATCAAGTTGTGGCGGAGCGACAGCGTAA
- a CDS encoding ATP-binding cassette domain-containing protein, which produces MSILVSQLTKQYGSQKAIDSLSFELRPGEIVGFLGPNGAGKSTTMKLLTGYLKPTEGRAVVNGHDLANSAMQARRAIGYLPEHNPLYLDMYVREFLLFVGKLYGMKGKTLKPRVDEMVELCGLSVEQHKKIGQLSKGYRQRVGLAQALLHDPAVLILDEPTTGLDPNQLTEIRSLIRTAGADKTVLFSTHIMQEVEALCDRVIIISKGKIVADSPLTTLRQRGESLEEIFRVLTA; this is translated from the coding sequence ATGTCCATACTGGTTTCCCAACTTACCAAGCAATACGGCTCCCAAAAAGCCATCGACTCGCTGAGTTTTGAATTGCGTCCCGGCGAAATTGTGGGCTTTCTGGGTCCCAACGGTGCCGGCAAATCCACTACGATGAAACTGTTGACGGGCTACCTTAAGCCCACCGAAGGACGTGCCGTAGTTAACGGACATGACCTGGCCAACTCCGCCATGCAGGCACGCCGGGCCATCGGCTACCTACCGGAGCACAATCCGCTTTATCTGGACATGTACGTACGGGAATTTCTGCTTTTTGTGGGCAAACTCTACGGAATGAAAGGCAAAACCCTGAAACCGCGCGTGGATGAAATGGTGGAGTTATGTGGGCTAAGTGTTGAACAGCACAAAAAAATCGGGCAGCTTTCCAAAGGGTACCGACAGCGCGTGGGCCTGGCTCAGGCGCTATTGCACGATCCCGCCGTGCTGATTCTCGACGAACCTACCACCGGACTTGATCCGAACCAACTGACCGAAATCCGCAGTCTGATCCGTACCGCCGGTGCGGACAAAACCGTCCTTTTTTCTACGCACATCATGCAGGAGGTAGAAGCACTCTGTGATCGCGTCATTATCATTAGTAAAGGCAAGATCGTAGCGGATAGCCCGCTGACTACCCTGCGGCAGCGGGGTGAATCGCTAGAAGAGATTTTTCGGGTCCTTACGGCTTGA
- a CDS encoding acyltransferase family protein, producing the protein MPTPSTPSSRLLSLDTLRGFDMFWISGGEDIVHLLAKTTGWAWAVTLAGQLTHPEWNGFRAYDLIFPLFLFLAGVSTPFSLGSRLAKGIPRSELLRKVVRRGLLLVALGVLYNNGIFRTEWANMRYGSVLGRIGLGGMFAQIIYLYFNPRAQFMWLAGILLGYWAFMMLVPVPGCEAGNMTMECNPASYVDRLLMPGHLYKTIHDPEGLASTIPAIATALMGIFAGNLLRSDISAITQIRKVLYLALAGVVSLGIAYAWNMVFPINKNLWTSSFVLCAGGWSLLLLALFYGIVDVLNWRRWTFFFVVIGMNSIVIYLIGHFIDFEFTAEALFGGALSFFSEPVRIVGGAVAFVLVQWAFMYLLYRNKLFLRI; encoded by the coding sequence ATGCCAACACCCTCTACGCCTTCCTCCCGTCTTCTTTCACTAGATACCCTTCGGGGTTTTGATATGTTCTGGATTTCGGGTGGTGAAGACATCGTCCATCTACTGGCCAAAACCACGGGTTGGGCCTGGGCGGTAACCCTCGCCGGCCAGCTTACCCATCCAGAGTGGAACGGCTTCCGCGCCTATGACTTGATTTTTCCCCTATTCCTGTTTCTGGCGGGGGTATCCACGCCCTTCTCGCTTGGCAGCCGCCTGGCGAAAGGCATTCCCCGATCGGAGTTATTGCGTAAAGTGGTACGAAGAGGTTTGCTGCTGGTGGCGCTGGGTGTACTGTATAACAACGGAATTTTCCGTACCGAATGGGCCAATATGCGCTATGGCAGCGTGCTGGGGCGGATCGGACTGGGCGGAATGTTTGCCCAGATCATCTACCTCTACTTCAATCCCCGTGCTCAATTTATGTGGCTGGCAGGTATCTTACTGGGCTATTGGGCCTTTATGATGCTGGTACCCGTACCCGGCTGCGAGGCCGGCAATATGACCATGGAGTGTAATCCGGCCAGTTACGTGGATCGCCTGCTCATGCCGGGCCACCTATACAAAACCATCCATGATCCCGAAGGGCTGGCGTCTACGATTCCAGCCATCGCTACGGCTTTGATGGGTATTTTTGCGGGAAATTTATTGCGTTCGGATATTTCGGCCATTACCCAAATTCGGAAGGTACTCTACCTGGCTCTGGCAGGGGTAGTAAGCCTGGGAATCGCCTATGCGTGGAATATGGTGTTTCCGATCAATAAAAACCTCTGGACCAGCTCATTCGTTTTGTGCGCCGGGGGTTGGAGTCTGCTGTTGCTAGCCCTTTTCTACGGCATCGTGGATGTACTGAACTGGCGGCGGTGGACGTTCTTTTTTGTAGTCATCGGCATGAATTCCATTGTCATTTATCTGATTGGCCATTTTATTGATTTTGAGTTCACGGCGGAGGCTCTCTTTGGGGGAGCGCTGAGCTTTTTCTCCGAGCCTGTGCGCATCGTGGGAGGCGCGGTGGCTTTTGTGCTCGTGCAGTGGGCATTCATGTACCTGCTGTACCGAAATAAACTATTTTTGCGTATTTAA
- a CDS encoding DUF4136 domain-containing protein codes for MVKSITLIAAVSVTLILAGCSFGRKVFVEHDYSYETNFKDYSTYTFLECERDTNNLCTEIYESIRRQMQARGYKLTAEKPTLLVNYGIFYDNLRYQGYMQPVIKTWVDTENDGFRYEPIKYALDKGTLIVSLIDAESDQVVWRGYASGLFNAGQDNPNNYYRNVVRRIFDQYPLFAKGYDPRRYTEEIGR; via the coding sequence ATGGTAAAGTCTATTACACTCATTGCTGCTGTTTCGGTTACCTTGATCCTGGCAGGTTGCTCATTTGGTCGCAAAGTATTCGTGGAACACGATTATAGCTATGAGACCAATTTCAAGGATTACTCTACCTACACATTTCTGGAATGTGAACGGGATACCAATAACCTCTGTACGGAAATATACGAATCCATCCGGCGCCAGATGCAGGCCCGGGGATATAAACTGACTGCTGAAAAACCTACCCTATTGGTCAATTATGGTATTTTTTACGATAATCTACGCTATCAGGGCTACATGCAGCCGGTAATTAAAACGTGGGTAGATACCGAAAACGATGGTTTCCGCTACGAACCTATCAAGTACGCGCTCGACAAAGGTACCCTCATCGTATCGCTGATCGACGCCGAGAGTGATCAGGTGGTATGGCGTGGCTATGCCTCAGGCCTCTTCAATGCCGGGCAGGACAATCCCAACAACTACTACCGCAATGTAGTACGCCGTATCTTCGACCAGTACCCGCTGTTTGCCAAAGGCTACGATCCCCGCCGCTATACCGAAGAGATCGGACGATAG